A part of Neodiprion pinetum isolate iyNeoPine1 chromosome 4, iyNeoPine1.2, whole genome shotgun sequence genomic DNA contains:
- the LOC124215940 gene encoding DNA-binding protein RFX7 isoform X3, which yields MFCIKNSMKPLSTADFGKVMKQVYPRVRPRRLGTRGNSRYCYAGMRKKIKLDPPMLPPITGEQPIDEEDEITEEMLGAASTLIREWAESLLGLKFPSLSALARHLVNNLCVDTRSLAAVCILCAASDPQTVGNKEAPSPSPTILSSEKPGKLREAQLQLQRKLQLREHIREQKLRNHDAITQNQNKEKTVDIKGGGGKGSKKNKASQSLQGTGGGPLAVRTIPTKCNLSVVTTSRHKKVLKSTSNNYACNSISLQSNCDNIVVKTSEVASRNNETKAVVTSTAISSKDPKIRNPRKRANLNVGSMKSESVVEKQPKLLNSPDTVQTVNNNPLPRLASIQRTGGRKSAVSANSVKLTKFKVIQATFNQPEENCDIQSSNRSNNCAKLNGCQNVSDITDVSTIANKQPQQSQESSKTTNKTSKTCTLDSDALDDYLNGGNNSQEQEEELLQYFQQSSSSSSDTEVNSLSTDVDLVSRSDKVSQLRLILQQNLKVNATGHSTAEDPVTVLSPGINLALEKAGIASKPNAILSSLLNYPSQSGTRRRVSFETNVVEHFQDHSSQVSTVPQSPNTRRRIFNFTPISPGPLSPINGRASKPNSANGSPFVSPRNTPVPRSRSNVQSNVSRSRTSQKPLSRSMSCSTPYTNRNDIFVVPTEITRPISASQSPPSGGKLNDLQTPANATSALAKVDEPQRPASSSILPTDFTSQKQLLINYPSQENLQEIKNSYQKTTKAPDQEISELFHDEKNFTTEQLFYRSQSVPLRRMVNPTLMSPLSSQHYPICFQSHSFNPSTSSSVAPTPVPSEFNDFGPIGHIDGGSFLLNDADGNIMPNDDNFIIGDKEISTENLTNIFNILDSQSSQSLEILPEHNTSDEPIVSNSLILNSLPSTHLNLNVGDILEPETALDSPESSTLQRMMQSRSYPNTPLPMALSYASPYTDDVTSGSKSYPSTPLHPIELKEVYTESSEPMLSSLNLNSLQLHGETVNSDSSSNNVCRNVTDLLESSFLADNEGETDSLDPLGNFDGLQDVDSLAPLFNDVSETNH from the exons ATGTTCTGCATAAAGAATTCTATGAAGCCTCTGTCCACTGCTGACTTTGGAAAAGTGATGAAACAAGTTTACCCCCGAGTTAGGCCGCGGCGCCTCGGAACACGCGGTAACTCTCGCTACTGTTACGCAGGAATGAGGAAGAAGATTAAACTGGATCCGCCGATGCTGCCTCCTATAACCGGAGAACAACCG ATCGACGAGGAAGATGAGATCACTGAAGAGATGCTCGGTGCTGCTTCAACACTGATAAGGGAATGGGCGGAAAGTTTACTTGGCTTGAAGTTCCCTTCGCTCAGTGCTTTAGCTCGGCATTTGGTGAACAATCTTTGCGTAGACACACGGTCACTGGCCGCGGTATGCATTTTGTGCGCTGCCTCAGATCCCCAGACTGTAGGTAACAAAG AAGCTCCGTCACCATCACCAACAATACTGAGCAGTGAAAAACCGGGAAAACTTAGGGAAGCCCAGTTGCAGCTACAACGCAAATTACAGCTCCGTGAGCATATAAGGGAGCAAAAACTTCGTAATCATGACGCAATTACGCAG AATCAGAACAAAGAGAAGACTGTAGATATTAAGGGAGGGGGGGGAAAGGGCAGCAAGAAGAATAAAGCGAGTCAGTCATTACAAGGTACAGGAGGAGGTCCGTTAGCGGTGCGAACCATACCAACCAAGTGTAATTTATCTGTTGTAACGACGAGTCGGCACAAAAAGGTTCTTAAATCAACTAGCAACAACTACGCGTGCAACAGCATCTCCCTGCAATCTAACTGTGATAATATAGTGGTAAAAACGAGCGAAGTCGCGTCTCGTAACAACGAGACGAAGGCGGTTGTTACTAGTACAGCAATATCGTCTAAAGACCCTAAAATAAGAAATCCTCGGAAGCGTGCCAATTTGAACGTAGGATCTATGAAATCTGAATCAGTTGTAGAAAAACAGccaaaattattaaactcACCGGATACCGTACAAACGGTGAATAACAACCCGCTGCCAAGACTTGCGTCGATTCAGAGAACTGGTGGTAGAAAATCGGCAGTGTCTGCAAACAGcgtaaaattgacaaaattcaaAGTGATACAGGCCACTTTTAATCAGCCTGAGGAAAACTGTGATATCCAATCTTCTAATCGGTCTAACAATTGCGCCAAGCTGAACGGTTGCCAGAATGTCTCTGATATAACCGACGTCTCGACAATAGCTAACAAACAGCCTCAGCAATCGCAAGAGAGTTCCAAAACTACGAATAAAACGAGCAAAACCTGCACCCTTGACTCCGACGCTCTGGACGACTATTTAAACGGAGGAAATAACTCTCAAGAGCAGGAAGAAGAGCTTTTACAGTATTTTCAACAGAGCAGCTCCTCCAGCTCTGACACAGAAGTGAACAGCTTATCGACAGATGTCGATCTTGTATCAAGATCCGACAAAGTATCCCAGTTACGATTAATCCTCcagcaaaatttgaaagtaaacGCGACTGGACATTCAACAGCGGAAGATCCCGTCACCGTTCTTAGTCCAGGAATAAACTTGGCATTGGAAAAGGCTGGCATCGCGTCCAAACCCAACGCAATATTGTCTTCGCTCCTCAACTATCCGAGCCAATCGGGTACCAGGCGTCGAGTAAGTTTTGAAACGAACGTGGTGGAGCACTTCCAAGATCATAGCAGTCAGGTTTCGACGGTCCCTCAAAGTCCAAACACGCGCCGCAGGATATTCAACTTCACCCCAATTTCCCCTGGTCCTTTATCCCCGATCAACGGACGTGCTTCCAAGCCCAACTCCGCCAATGGAAGTCCCTTTGTCTCTCCTAGAAACACACCCGTTCCTCGTTCGCGGAGTAACGTTCAATCGAATGTCTCCAGATCCCGTACCTCCCAGAAACCGTTGTCTAGGTCGATGTCTTGCAGCACGCCTTACACGAACAGAAACGACATATTTGTCGTGCCTACAGAAATAACCAGGCCCATATCAGCTTCTCAGTCACCTCCGAGCGGCGGTAAATTGAACGACCTGCAAACGCCTGCCAACGCTACAAGCGCCCTTGCCAAAGTGGACGAGCCGCAGAGACCAGCGTCTTCTAGCATTTTGCCGACCGATTTTACGTCTCAAAAACAATTGCTGATCAATTATCCGAGCCAGGAGAACCTGcaagaaataaagaattcgTATCAGAAAACCACCAAGGCACCCGACCAAGAGATAAGCGAGCTCTTTCACGACGAAAAGAACTTCACGACGGAGCAATTGTTTTACAGGTCGCAATCCGTTCCTCTGAGAAGGATGGTTAATCCCACGCTAATGTCTCCGTTATCATCGCAACACTATCCGATATGTTTTCAAAGTCATAGTTTCAATCCTTCCACGAGTAGCTCTGTGGCTCCCACTCCTGTTCCCAGTGAATTCAACGACTTCGGCCCTATCGGCCATATAGATGGCGGTAGCTTTTTGCTTAATGATGCAGATGGAAACATCATGCCGAATGACGACAACTTTATAATAGGCGACAAGGAGATAAGcactgaaaatttgacaaacattttcaacattttggATAGCCAGAGCTCTCAGAGCTTAGAAATTTTGCCAGAGCATAATACCAGTGACGAGCCAATAGTGTCGAATAGCCTAATTTTGAATAGTTTACCAAGTACACATTTAAATCTCAATGTTGGGGATATATTGGAACCGGAGACAGCTTTGGACTCCCCGGAGTCTTCCACTTTGCAGCGAATGATGCAATCTCGATCTTATCCTAACACTCCATTGCCTATGGCTCTGTCGTACGCTTCTCCTTACACTGACGATGTTACCAGTGGATCAAAATCGTACCCTTCAACACCGTTGCATCCAATCGAATTAAAGGAAGTATACACAGAGTCAAGCGAACCAATGCTTTCCAGTCTAAATCTAAATTCGTTGCAGCTTCATGGCGAGACGGTGAATTCTGATTCTTCATCAAATAACGTTTGTCGCAACGTCACAGACCTGTTGGAAAGTAGCTTTCTTGCTGATAACGAAGGTGAAACTGACAGCCTAGATCCGTTGGGTAATTTTGACGGACTGCAAGACGTCGACTCGCTAGCACCGCTCTTCAACGATGTATCGGAGACAAACCACTGA
- the LOC124215940 gene encoding DNA-binding protein RFX7 isoform X2: protein MTSIAPSPVDKHDKIKQMLEDAISDDSKCRVQGIYLQVEQLRIEEKLLLYLKLPASLTKSGENVDPLRQPLNPLGNRYEIHQTIMWIKTHLEEDPDVSLPKQEVYDEYNMFCIKNSMKPLSTADFGKVMKQVYPRVRPRRLGTRGNSRYCYAGMRKKIKLDPPMLPPITGEQPIDEEDEITEEMLGAASTLIREWAESLLGLKFPSLSALARHLVNNLCVDTRSLAAVCILCAASDPQTVGNKEAPSPSPTILSSEKPGKLREAQLQLQRKLQLREHIREQKLRNHDAITQNQNKEKTVDIKGGGGKGSKKNKASQSLQGTGGGPLAVRTIPTKCNLSVVTTSRHKKVLKSTSNNYACNSISLQSNCDNIVVKTSEVASRNNETKAVVTSTAISSKDPKIRNPRKRANLNVGSMKSESVVEKQPKLLNSPDTVQTVNNNPLPRLASIQRTGGRKSAVSANSVKLTKFKVIQATFNQPEENCDIQSSNRSNNCAKLNGCQNVSDITDVSTIANKQPQQSQESSKTTNKTSKTCTLDSDALDDYLNGGNNSQEQEEELLQYFQQSSSSSSDTEVNSLSTDVDLVSRSDKVSQLRLILQQNLKVNATGHSTAEDPVTVLSPGINLALEKAGIASKPNAILSSLLNYPSQSGTRRRVSFETNVVEHFQDHSSQVSTVPQSPNTRRRIFNFTPISPGPLSPINGRASKPNSANGSPFVSPRNTPVPRSRSNVQSNVSRSRTSQKPLSRSMSCSTPYTNRNDIFVVPTEITRPISASQSPPSGGKLNDLQTPANATSALAKVDEPQRPASSSILPTDFTSQKQLLINYPSQENLQEIKNSYQKTTKAPDQEISELFHDEKNFTTEQLFYRSQSVPLRRMVNPTLMSPLSSQHYPICFQSHSFNPSTSSSVAPTPVPSEFNDFGPIGHIDGGSFLLNDADGNIMPNDDNFIIGDKEISTENLTNIFNILDSQSSQSLEILPEHNTSDEPIVSNSLILNSLPSTHLNLNVGDILEPETALDSPESSTLQRMMQSRSYPNTPLPMALSYASPYTDDVTSGSKSYPSTPLHPIELKEVYTESSEPMLSSLNLNSLQLHGETVNSDSSSNNVCRNVTDLLESSFLADNEGETDSLDPLGNFDGLQDVDSLAPLFNDVSETNH from the exons ATGACAAGCATCGCCCCCAGTCCCGTCGATAAAcatgataaaattaaacaaatgcTAGAAGATGCCATCAG TGACGACTCGAAATGTAGAGTACAAGGAATTTACTTACAAGTAGAACAATTGCGGATAGAAGAAAAGCTCCTGTTGTACTTGAAACTACCAGCTTCGTTGACCAAGTCTGGTGAGAACGTGGATCCTTTGAGACAGCCTTTAAATCCTCTAGGAAACCGCTATGAAATTCACCAGACCATAATGTGGATAAAAACTCATCTTGAAGAAGATCCAGACGTCTCTTTACCTAAGCAAGAAGTTTACGACGAGTACAA CATGTTCTGCATAAAGAATTCTATGAAGCCTCTGTCCACTGCTGACTTTGGAAAAGTGATGAAACAAGTTTACCCCCGAGTTAGGCCGCGGCGCCTCGGAACACGCGGTAACTCTCGCTACTGTTACGCAGGAATGAGGAAGAAGATTAAACTGGATCCGCCGATGCTGCCTCCTATAACCGGAGAACAACCG ATCGACGAGGAAGATGAGATCACTGAAGAGATGCTCGGTGCTGCTTCAACACTGATAAGGGAATGGGCGGAAAGTTTACTTGGCTTGAAGTTCCCTTCGCTCAGTGCTTTAGCTCGGCATTTGGTGAACAATCTTTGCGTAGACACACGGTCACTGGCCGCGGTATGCATTTTGTGCGCTGCCTCAGATCCCCAGACTGTAGGTAACAAAG AAGCTCCGTCACCATCACCAACAATACTGAGCAGTGAAAAACCGGGAAAACTTAGGGAAGCCCAGTTGCAGCTACAACGCAAATTACAGCTCCGTGAGCATATAAGGGAGCAAAAACTTCGTAATCATGACGCAATTACGCAG AATCAGAACAAAGAGAAGACTGTAGATATTAAGGGAGGGGGGGGAAAGGGCAGCAAGAAGAATAAAGCGAGTCAGTCATTACAAGGTACAGGAGGAGGTCCGTTAGCGGTGCGAACCATACCAACCAAGTGTAATTTATCTGTTGTAACGACGAGTCGGCACAAAAAGGTTCTTAAATCAACTAGCAACAACTACGCGTGCAACAGCATCTCCCTGCAATCTAACTGTGATAATATAGTGGTAAAAACGAGCGAAGTCGCGTCTCGTAACAACGAGACGAAGGCGGTTGTTACTAGTACAGCAATATCGTCTAAAGACCCTAAAATAAGAAATCCTCGGAAGCGTGCCAATTTGAACGTAGGATCTATGAAATCTGAATCAGTTGTAGAAAAACAGccaaaattattaaactcACCGGATACCGTACAAACGGTGAATAACAACCCGCTGCCAAGACTTGCGTCGATTCAGAGAACTGGTGGTAGAAAATCGGCAGTGTCTGCAAACAGcgtaaaattgacaaaattcaaAGTGATACAGGCCACTTTTAATCAGCCTGAGGAAAACTGTGATATCCAATCTTCTAATCGGTCTAACAATTGCGCCAAGCTGAACGGTTGCCAGAATGTCTCTGATATAACCGACGTCTCGACAATAGCTAACAAACAGCCTCAGCAATCGCAAGAGAGTTCCAAAACTACGAATAAAACGAGCAAAACCTGCACCCTTGACTCCGACGCTCTGGACGACTATTTAAACGGAGGAAATAACTCTCAAGAGCAGGAAGAAGAGCTTTTACAGTATTTTCAACAGAGCAGCTCCTCCAGCTCTGACACAGAAGTGAACAGCTTATCGACAGATGTCGATCTTGTATCAAGATCCGACAAAGTATCCCAGTTACGATTAATCCTCcagcaaaatttgaaagtaaacGCGACTGGACATTCAACAGCGGAAGATCCCGTCACCGTTCTTAGTCCAGGAATAAACTTGGCATTGGAAAAGGCTGGCATCGCGTCCAAACCCAACGCAATATTGTCTTCGCTCCTCAACTATCCGAGCCAATCGGGTACCAGGCGTCGAGTAAGTTTTGAAACGAACGTGGTGGAGCACTTCCAAGATCATAGCAGTCAGGTTTCGACGGTCCCTCAAAGTCCAAACACGCGCCGCAGGATATTCAACTTCACCCCAATTTCCCCTGGTCCTTTATCCCCGATCAACGGACGTGCTTCCAAGCCCAACTCCGCCAATGGAAGTCCCTTTGTCTCTCCTAGAAACACACCCGTTCCTCGTTCGCGGAGTAACGTTCAATCGAATGTCTCCAGATCCCGTACCTCCCAGAAACCGTTGTCTAGGTCGATGTCTTGCAGCACGCCTTACACGAACAGAAACGACATATTTGTCGTGCCTACAGAAATAACCAGGCCCATATCAGCTTCTCAGTCACCTCCGAGCGGCGGTAAATTGAACGACCTGCAAACGCCTGCCAACGCTACAAGCGCCCTTGCCAAAGTGGACGAGCCGCAGAGACCAGCGTCTTCTAGCATTTTGCCGACCGATTTTACGTCTCAAAAACAATTGCTGATCAATTATCCGAGCCAGGAGAACCTGcaagaaataaagaattcgTATCAGAAAACCACCAAGGCACCCGACCAAGAGATAAGCGAGCTCTTTCACGACGAAAAGAACTTCACGACGGAGCAATTGTTTTACAGGTCGCAATCCGTTCCTCTGAGAAGGATGGTTAATCCCACGCTAATGTCTCCGTTATCATCGCAACACTATCCGATATGTTTTCAAAGTCATAGTTTCAATCCTTCCACGAGTAGCTCTGTGGCTCCCACTCCTGTTCCCAGTGAATTCAACGACTTCGGCCCTATCGGCCATATAGATGGCGGTAGCTTTTTGCTTAATGATGCAGATGGAAACATCATGCCGAATGACGACAACTTTATAATAGGCGACAAGGAGATAAGcactgaaaatttgacaaacattttcaacattttggATAGCCAGAGCTCTCAGAGCTTAGAAATTTTGCCAGAGCATAATACCAGTGACGAGCCAATAGTGTCGAATAGCCTAATTTTGAATAGTTTACCAAGTACACATTTAAATCTCAATGTTGGGGATATATTGGAACCGGAGACAGCTTTGGACTCCCCGGAGTCTTCCACTTTGCAGCGAATGATGCAATCTCGATCTTATCCTAACACTCCATTGCCTATGGCTCTGTCGTACGCTTCTCCTTACACTGACGATGTTACCAGTGGATCAAAATCGTACCCTTCAACACCGTTGCATCCAATCGAATTAAAGGAAGTATACACAGAGTCAAGCGAACCAATGCTTTCCAGTCTAAATCTAAATTCGTTGCAGCTTCATGGCGAGACGGTGAATTCTGATTCTTCATCAAATAACGTTTGTCGCAACGTCACAGACCTGTTGGAAAGTAGCTTTCTTGCTGATAACGAAGGTGAAACTGACAGCCTAGATCCGTTGGGTAATTTTGACGGACTGCAAGACGTCGACTCGCTAGCACCGCTCTTCAACGATGTATCGGAGACAAACCACTGA
- the LOC124215940 gene encoding DNA-binding protein RFX7 isoform X1, translating into MNVDSHGQVQQPALKSSKSVNIIDDSLIGSKKIKRERPDVYSDNGGQPPIGDSSGSQQNRIFSYNNTSSSCVNNGPHEAGELVKDILAGKMTSIAPSPVDKHDKIKQMLEDAISDDSKCRVQGIYLQVEQLRIEEKLLLYLKLPASLTKSGENVDPLRQPLNPLGNRYEIHQTIMWIKTHLEEDPDVSLPKQEVYDEYNMFCIKNSMKPLSTADFGKVMKQVYPRVRPRRLGTRGNSRYCYAGMRKKIKLDPPMLPPITGEQPIDEEDEITEEMLGAASTLIREWAESLLGLKFPSLSALARHLVNNLCVDTRSLAAVCILCAASDPQTVGNKEAPSPSPTILSSEKPGKLREAQLQLQRKLQLREHIREQKLRNHDAITQNQNKEKTVDIKGGGGKGSKKNKASQSLQGTGGGPLAVRTIPTKCNLSVVTTSRHKKVLKSTSNNYACNSISLQSNCDNIVVKTSEVASRNNETKAVVTSTAISSKDPKIRNPRKRANLNVGSMKSESVVEKQPKLLNSPDTVQTVNNNPLPRLASIQRTGGRKSAVSANSVKLTKFKVIQATFNQPEENCDIQSSNRSNNCAKLNGCQNVSDITDVSTIANKQPQQSQESSKTTNKTSKTCTLDSDALDDYLNGGNNSQEQEEELLQYFQQSSSSSSDTEVNSLSTDVDLVSRSDKVSQLRLILQQNLKVNATGHSTAEDPVTVLSPGINLALEKAGIASKPNAILSSLLNYPSQSGTRRRVSFETNVVEHFQDHSSQVSTVPQSPNTRRRIFNFTPISPGPLSPINGRASKPNSANGSPFVSPRNTPVPRSRSNVQSNVSRSRTSQKPLSRSMSCSTPYTNRNDIFVVPTEITRPISASQSPPSGGKLNDLQTPANATSALAKVDEPQRPASSSILPTDFTSQKQLLINYPSQENLQEIKNSYQKTTKAPDQEISELFHDEKNFTTEQLFYRSQSVPLRRMVNPTLMSPLSSQHYPICFQSHSFNPSTSSSVAPTPVPSEFNDFGPIGHIDGGSFLLNDADGNIMPNDDNFIIGDKEISTENLTNIFNILDSQSSQSLEILPEHNTSDEPIVSNSLILNSLPSTHLNLNVGDILEPETALDSPESSTLQRMMQSRSYPNTPLPMALSYASPYTDDVTSGSKSYPSTPLHPIELKEVYTESSEPMLSSLNLNSLQLHGETVNSDSSSNNVCRNVTDLLESSFLADNEGETDSLDPLGNFDGLQDVDSLAPLFNDVSETNH; encoded by the exons GTTTACAGTGACAATGGGGGGCAGCCGCCGATCGGTGACAGTAGTGGCTCTCAACAGAACAGAATATTCAGCTACAACAATACATCGTCCTCGTGCGTTAACAATGGTCCTCATGAAGCCGGTGAACTCGTCAAAGATATTCTCGCCGGGAAAATGACAAGCATCGCCCCCAGTCCCGTCGATAAAcatgataaaattaaacaaatgcTAGAAGATGCCATCAG TGACGACTCGAAATGTAGAGTACAAGGAATTTACTTACAAGTAGAACAATTGCGGATAGAAGAAAAGCTCCTGTTGTACTTGAAACTACCAGCTTCGTTGACCAAGTCTGGTGAGAACGTGGATCCTTTGAGACAGCCTTTAAATCCTCTAGGAAACCGCTATGAAATTCACCAGACCATAATGTGGATAAAAACTCATCTTGAAGAAGATCCAGACGTCTCTTTACCTAAGCAAGAAGTTTACGACGAGTACAA CATGTTCTGCATAAAGAATTCTATGAAGCCTCTGTCCACTGCTGACTTTGGAAAAGTGATGAAACAAGTTTACCCCCGAGTTAGGCCGCGGCGCCTCGGAACACGCGGTAACTCTCGCTACTGTTACGCAGGAATGAGGAAGAAGATTAAACTGGATCCGCCGATGCTGCCTCCTATAACCGGAGAACAACCG ATCGACGAGGAAGATGAGATCACTGAAGAGATGCTCGGTGCTGCTTCAACACTGATAAGGGAATGGGCGGAAAGTTTACTTGGCTTGAAGTTCCCTTCGCTCAGTGCTTTAGCTCGGCATTTGGTGAACAATCTTTGCGTAGACACACGGTCACTGGCCGCGGTATGCATTTTGTGCGCTGCCTCAGATCCCCAGACTGTAGGTAACAAAG AAGCTCCGTCACCATCACCAACAATACTGAGCAGTGAAAAACCGGGAAAACTTAGGGAAGCCCAGTTGCAGCTACAACGCAAATTACAGCTCCGTGAGCATATAAGGGAGCAAAAACTTCGTAATCATGACGCAATTACGCAG AATCAGAACAAAGAGAAGACTGTAGATATTAAGGGAGGGGGGGGAAAGGGCAGCAAGAAGAATAAAGCGAGTCAGTCATTACAAGGTACAGGAGGAGGTCCGTTAGCGGTGCGAACCATACCAACCAAGTGTAATTTATCTGTTGTAACGACGAGTCGGCACAAAAAGGTTCTTAAATCAACTAGCAACAACTACGCGTGCAACAGCATCTCCCTGCAATCTAACTGTGATAATATAGTGGTAAAAACGAGCGAAGTCGCGTCTCGTAACAACGAGACGAAGGCGGTTGTTACTAGTACAGCAATATCGTCTAAAGACCCTAAAATAAGAAATCCTCGGAAGCGTGCCAATTTGAACGTAGGATCTATGAAATCTGAATCAGTTGTAGAAAAACAGccaaaattattaaactcACCGGATACCGTACAAACGGTGAATAACAACCCGCTGCCAAGACTTGCGTCGATTCAGAGAACTGGTGGTAGAAAATCGGCAGTGTCTGCAAACAGcgtaaaattgacaaaattcaaAGTGATACAGGCCACTTTTAATCAGCCTGAGGAAAACTGTGATATCCAATCTTCTAATCGGTCTAACAATTGCGCCAAGCTGAACGGTTGCCAGAATGTCTCTGATATAACCGACGTCTCGACAATAGCTAACAAACAGCCTCAGCAATCGCAAGAGAGTTCCAAAACTACGAATAAAACGAGCAAAACCTGCACCCTTGACTCCGACGCTCTGGACGACTATTTAAACGGAGGAAATAACTCTCAAGAGCAGGAAGAAGAGCTTTTACAGTATTTTCAACAGAGCAGCTCCTCCAGCTCTGACACAGAAGTGAACAGCTTATCGACAGATGTCGATCTTGTATCAAGATCCGACAAAGTATCCCAGTTACGATTAATCCTCcagcaaaatttgaaagtaaacGCGACTGGACATTCAACAGCGGAAGATCCCGTCACCGTTCTTAGTCCAGGAATAAACTTGGCATTGGAAAAGGCTGGCATCGCGTCCAAACCCAACGCAATATTGTCTTCGCTCCTCAACTATCCGAGCCAATCGGGTACCAGGCGTCGAGTAAGTTTTGAAACGAACGTGGTGGAGCACTTCCAAGATCATAGCAGTCAGGTTTCGACGGTCCCTCAAAGTCCAAACACGCGCCGCAGGATATTCAACTTCACCCCAATTTCCCCTGGTCCTTTATCCCCGATCAACGGACGTGCTTCCAAGCCCAACTCCGCCAATGGAAGTCCCTTTGTCTCTCCTAGAAACACACCCGTTCCTCGTTCGCGGAGTAACGTTCAATCGAATGTCTCCAGATCCCGTACCTCCCAGAAACCGTTGTCTAGGTCGATGTCTTGCAGCACGCCTTACACGAACAGAAACGACATATTTGTCGTGCCTACAGAAATAACCAGGCCCATATCAGCTTCTCAGTCACCTCCGAGCGGCGGTAAATTGAACGACCTGCAAACGCCTGCCAACGCTACAAGCGCCCTTGCCAAAGTGGACGAGCCGCAGAGACCAGCGTCTTCTAGCATTTTGCCGACCGATTTTACGTCTCAAAAACAATTGCTGATCAATTATCCGAGCCAGGAGAACCTGcaagaaataaagaattcgTATCAGAAAACCACCAAGGCACCCGACCAAGAGATAAGCGAGCTCTTTCACGACGAAAAGAACTTCACGACGGAGCAATTGTTTTACAGGTCGCAATCCGTTCCTCTGAGAAGGATGGTTAATCCCACGCTAATGTCTCCGTTATCATCGCAACACTATCCGATATGTTTTCAAAGTCATAGTTTCAATCCTTCCACGAGTAGCTCTGTGGCTCCCACTCCTGTTCCCAGTGAATTCAACGACTTCGGCCCTATCGGCCATATAGATGGCGGTAGCTTTTTGCTTAATGATGCAGATGGAAACATCATGCCGAATGACGACAACTTTATAATAGGCGACAAGGAGATAAGcactgaaaatttgacaaacattttcaacattttggATAGCCAGAGCTCTCAGAGCTTAGAAATTTTGCCAGAGCATAATACCAGTGACGAGCCAATAGTGTCGAATAGCCTAATTTTGAATAGTTTACCAAGTACACATTTAAATCTCAATGTTGGGGATATATTGGAACCGGAGACAGCTTTGGACTCCCCGGAGTCTTCCACTTTGCAGCGAATGATGCAATCTCGATCTTATCCTAACACTCCATTGCCTATGGCTCTGTCGTACGCTTCTCCTTACACTGACGATGTTACCAGTGGATCAAAATCGTACCCTTCAACACCGTTGCATCCAATCGAATTAAAGGAAGTATACACAGAGTCAAGCGAACCAATGCTTTCCAGTCTAAATCTAAATTCGTTGCAGCTTCATGGCGAGACGGTGAATTCTGATTCTTCATCAAATAACGTTTGTCGCAACGTCACAGACCTGTTGGAAAGTAGCTTTCTTGCTGATAACGAAGGTGAAACTGACAGCCTAGATCCGTTGGGTAATTTTGACGGACTGCAAGACGTCGACTCGCTAGCACCGCTCTTCAACGATGTATCGGAGACAAACCACTGA